The Bombus terrestris chromosome 16, iyBomTerr1.2, whole genome shotgun sequence genome includes a region encoding these proteins:
- the LOC100648464 gene encoding ran-binding protein 3 isoform X2 yields MADCKENKEETNRPSYVLKVDPPQESPGDSPENSNSEMESSSTKNNTQESPSSSNKPVLAASKFRTTFGCSDSIKNVVEERRSSTLWPSQLSTVTNSQPTTKVYLQPAKFQNPFAKVTDSLLDEKNKEKENNKTETKEDKNEEKDDKSEKKNDNSEIGETKGEVTESKSEVKEAKREDKPIEEVKPTFPLLGTSTKDSVNTIITPCASEPNFVFGQNLQERVMIANDAENSDKTEDKEKKEKKEESTNANGSTELLFSSASAACRTTSKSSLTLTEAAQKLEEANRANKRKYSQITPLTGEEGETNVLQINCKFFAFDKATSGWQERGRGTLRLNDRDEESRLVGRTAGTQRLIMNTKVWPGMIAERAALKSLRLTAMDVQGSIRIFIIQAAPKEVEQLHDLLEERLIRAQLRQPKKLATDQ; encoded by the exons ATGGCGGACTGCAAGG AGAATAAAGAAGAGACGAATCGACCATCCTATGTTTTAAAGGTAGATCCACCACAAGAGTCACCGGGGGATTCACCTGAAAATTCCAACAGTG AAATGGAGAGTTCATCGACAAAAAATAATACCCAGGAATCACCCTCGAGTTCTAACAAGCCAGTTTTAGCTGCGTCAAAGTTTAGAACAACGTTTGGGTGTAGTGATTCCATCAAGAACGTAGTTGAGGAAAGAAGGTCATCCACGTTGTGGCCCTCTCAATTGAGCACAGTGACAAACAGTCAGCCTACTACTAAAGTATATCTACAACCAGCTAAGTTTCAGAATCCATTTGCAAAAGTCACAGATTCATTATTAGATGAAAAGAAtaaggaaaaggaaaataataaaacagaaacaaaggaagataaaaatgaagaaaaggaTGATAAGagtgaaaagaaaaatgataatagTGAAATAGGAGAAACTAAAGGTGAAGTAACAGAAAGTAAAAGTGAAGTAAAAGAAGCTAAAAGGGAAGACAAGCCAATTGAGGAAGTGAAGCCCACCTTCCCGTTGCTAGGCACAAGCACAAAAGATAGTGTAAATACTATAATAACGCCTTGTGCATCAGAACCAAACTTTGTATTTGGTCAGAACTTACAGGAACGTGTTATGATCGCAAATGATGCAGAAAATTCCGACAAAACGGAAGacaaggagaaaaaggaaaaaaaggaggaaagcaCAAATGCAAATGGTTCCACAGAGCTTCTTTTTTCCAGTGCGTCAGCAGCATGCCGTACTACTTCCAAATCAAGTCTAACATTAACCGAAGCTGCTCAAAAATTAGAAGAAGCAAACCGTGCTAATAAGAGGAAGTATAGTCAAATAACACCATTAACTGGTGAAGAAGGAGAAACAAATGTTCTTCAGATTAACTGTAAATTCTTCGCGTTTGATAAG GCTACTAGCGGTTGGCAAGAAAGAGGTAGAGGTACTTTAAGGCTAAACGACCGCGATGAAGAATCTCGATTAGTGGGACGCACTGCAGGAACGCAGAGATTAATTATGAACACAAAAGTATGGCCAGGAATGATCGCGGAGCGAGCGGCACTTAAATCATTAAGACTAACGGCGATGGATGTTCAAGGAAGTATCAGAATCTTCATTATTCAAGCAGCGCCAAAGGAAGTGGAACAACTCCATGATTTGTTGGAAGAGCGGCTAATACGCGCACAGCTACGTCAACCCAAGAAATTAGCTACTGACCAGTGA
- the LOC100648464 gene encoding ran-binding protein 3 isoform X1 produces the protein MADCKENKEETNRPSYVLKVDPPQESPGDSPENSNSEEMESSSTKNNTQESPSSSNKPVLAASKFRTTFGCSDSIKNVVEERRSSTLWPSQLSTVTNSQPTTKVYLQPAKFQNPFAKVTDSLLDEKNKEKENNKTETKEDKNEEKDDKSEKKNDNSEIGETKGEVTESKSEVKEAKREDKPIEEVKPTFPLLGTSTKDSVNTIITPCASEPNFVFGQNLQERVMIANDAENSDKTEDKEKKEKKEESTNANGSTELLFSSASAACRTTSKSSLTLTEAAQKLEEANRANKRKYSQITPLTGEEGETNVLQINCKFFAFDKATSGWQERGRGTLRLNDRDEESRLVGRTAGTQRLIMNTKVWPGMIAERAALKSLRLTAMDVQGSIRIFIIQAAPKEVEQLHDLLEERLIRAQLRQPKKLATDQ, from the exons ATGGCGGACTGCAAGG AGAATAAAGAAGAGACGAATCGACCATCCTATGTTTTAAAGGTAGATCCACCACAAGAGTCACCGGGGGATTCACCTGAAAATTCCAACAGTG AAGAAATGGAGAGTTCATCGACAAAAAATAATACCCAGGAATCACCCTCGAGTTCTAACAAGCCAGTTTTAGCTGCGTCAAAGTTTAGAACAACGTTTGGGTGTAGTGATTCCATCAAGAACGTAGTTGAGGAAAGAAGGTCATCCACGTTGTGGCCCTCTCAATTGAGCACAGTGACAAACAGTCAGCCTACTACTAAAGTATATCTACAACCAGCTAAGTTTCAGAATCCATTTGCAAAAGTCACAGATTCATTATTAGATGAAAAGAAtaaggaaaaggaaaataataaaacagaaacaaaggaagataaaaatgaagaaaaggaTGATAAGagtgaaaagaaaaatgataatagTGAAATAGGAGAAACTAAAGGTGAAGTAACAGAAAGTAAAAGTGAAGTAAAAGAAGCTAAAAGGGAAGACAAGCCAATTGAGGAAGTGAAGCCCACCTTCCCGTTGCTAGGCACAAGCACAAAAGATAGTGTAAATACTATAATAACGCCTTGTGCATCAGAACCAAACTTTGTATTTGGTCAGAACTTACAGGAACGTGTTATGATCGCAAATGATGCAGAAAATTCCGACAAAACGGAAGacaaggagaaaaaggaaaaaaaggaggaaagcaCAAATGCAAATGGTTCCACAGAGCTTCTTTTTTCCAGTGCGTCAGCAGCATGCCGTACTACTTCCAAATCAAGTCTAACATTAACCGAAGCTGCTCAAAAATTAGAAGAAGCAAACCGTGCTAATAAGAGGAAGTATAGTCAAATAACACCATTAACTGGTGAAGAAGGAGAAACAAATGTTCTTCAGATTAACTGTAAATTCTTCGCGTTTGATAAG GCTACTAGCGGTTGGCAAGAAAGAGGTAGAGGTACTTTAAGGCTAAACGACCGCGATGAAGAATCTCGATTAGTGGGACGCACTGCAGGAACGCAGAGATTAATTATGAACACAAAAGTATGGCCAGGAATGATCGCGGAGCGAGCGGCACTTAAATCATTAAGACTAACGGCGATGGATGTTCAAGGAAGTATCAGAATCTTCATTATTCAAGCAGCGCCAAAGGAAGTGGAACAACTCCATGATTTGTTGGAAGAGCGGCTAATACGCGCACAGCTACGTCAACCCAAGAAATTAGCTACTGACCAGTGA
- the LOC105666637 gene encoding calcium-independent protein kinase C — MMFTGGAHAKRRNAGGGSGRKSSADRRSPRAGRSPQARRSPQARVGAEGYTYRTRIPVLNPTDLPPTTSTGKTYVYKTRVPRRDIAAASVSPAREKNNIGGAITKRRGAVKHNKVHVVRGHKLVAKFFRQPTFCAFCKDFLWGFGKQGYQCQACQTAVHKKCHDKLLTKCPESGRESENTIVSGSALYNFTVQATNLL, encoded by the exons ATGATGTTCACCGGTGGTGCTCACGCGAAGAGGCGCAACGCAGGCGGTGGTTCAGGCCGGAAGTCCTCCGCGGACCGTAGAAGCCCGCGAGCTGGAAGAAGTCCGCAGGCTCGTAGGAGTCCGCAGGCACGCGTGGGCGCGGAAGGATACACTTACAG AACCAGAATTCCAGTACTAAATCCAACGGACCTACCGCCGACAACGTCCACAGGgaaaacatatgtatataaaaccAGGGTTCCCCGACGGGATATCGCGGCTGCATCTGTGTCCCCTGCACGCGAGAAAAACAACATTGGTGGAGCAATTACGAAAAGAAGAGGAGCAGTGAAACATAACAAGGTGCACGTGGTTCGAGGTCACAAACTAGTTGCAAAATTCTTCAGACAACCGACCTTCTGCGCCTTTTGCAAGGATTTCCTTTG GGGATTCGGAAAGCAAGGGTATCAATGCCAAG CCTGCCAAACAGCGGTGCACAAGAAGTGCCATGATAAATTATTAACCAAGTGCCCGGAAAGTGGCAGGGAGTCCGAAAACACGATAGTAAGTGGATCCGCTTTATACAACTTCACCGTACAAGCGACAAATCTTCTTTAG